In Candidatus Nomurabacteria bacterium, the following proteins share a genomic window:
- a CDS encoding N-6 DNA methylase, producing MLTPATIKAIQDIMRQDIGVDGDATRLSQMVWLIFLKILDDEDRALEIRKEKYVPTLPVKYQWRTWAAPMDGMTGDKLIEFVNNDLLPGLRDLPKNGNQRTDLTRMAFQDVYNFMRKGTLLKQVINKINEIDFNASKDRHVFNDVYERLLKSLQSAGNFGEMYTPRAVTQFIVEMVDPKVGESVLDPASGTGGFLVHSLEHMRKQVKSVKDEQKIQQSIHGVEKKPLPYMLLLTNMMLHGIEEPVTMRRGNTLEKPIRDYTDADKVDCVVTNPPFGGTEEPGIEANFPKEFQTRETADLFLVLILRLLKKHGRSGIVLPDGTLFGEGMKTALKKQLLEECNLHTIVRLPKSVFAPYTSIATNLLFFTKGEPTKEVWYYEHSLPEGQKAYSMTNPIRVEEFEPVKEWWNNREENDRAWKVSIDEIVKRNYNLDIKNPRTPVDVLESPEELLEVYRTKKKEVEVTLEKIRAVLTEALSHHDTK from the coding sequence ATGCTTACTCCCGCAACAATTAAAGCCATCCAGGACATCATGCGCCAAGATATTGGTGTTGACGGTGATGCGACTCGGCTATCGCAGATGGTGTGGCTGATCTTTCTAAAGATCCTCGATGATGAGGATCGAGCACTGGAAATTCGTAAGGAGAAATATGTCCCGACTCTTCCTGTGAAGTATCAATGGCGCACGTGGGCTGCTCCTATGGATGGAATGACGGGAGACAAGCTCATTGAGTTTGTAAACAATGATCTGCTTCCTGGGCTTCGCGATTTACCAAAGAATGGCAACCAACGTACCGACCTTACCCGTATGGCGTTTCAAGATGTCTATAACTTCATGCGTAAAGGGACACTGTTAAAGCAAGTGATAAACAAGATTAACGAGATTGACTTCAATGCCTCAAAAGATCGTCACGTTTTCAATGATGTATACGAGCGTCTTCTGAAGAGTCTTCAAAGTGCCGGAAACTTTGGAGAGATGTATACGCCACGAGCTGTGACGCAGTTCATTGTTGAAATGGTTGATCCAAAGGTTGGCGAGTCAGTATTAGACCCTGCATCGGGTACCGGTGGCTTCTTGGTTCATTCGCTTGAACACATGCGTAAGCAAGTGAAGTCGGTAAAGGACGAGCAGAAGATTCAGCAAAGTATTCACGGCGTGGAGAAGAAACCGTTACCGTATATGCTCCTTCTGACCAATATGATGCTCCATGGTATTGAAGAGCCGGTTACTATGCGTCGTGGCAATACCCTCGAGAAACCGATTCGAGACTACACCGATGCTGACAAAGTAGATTGTGTTGTTACAAATCCCCCTTTTGGTGGTACTGAAGAGCCAGGTATCGAAGCCAATTTTCCGAAGGAATTCCAAACCAGAGAAACCGCTGACCTCTTCCTTGTACTTATTCTCCGCTTGCTCAAGAAACATGGTCGCTCAGGTATCGTTTTGCCAGACGGTACTCTCTTTGGTGAAGGGATGAAAACTGCTCTAAAGAAGCAACTGCTTGAGGAGTGCAACCTTCACACCATTGTCCGTCTTCCAAAGAGCGTGTTTGCTCCATACACAAGTATTGCCACAAACCTCCTGTTCTTTACTAAAGGCGAACCTACAAAAGAGGTCTGGTATTACGAACACTCACTTCCAGAAGGTCAGAAAGCATATTCAATGACCAATCCAATCAGGGTTGAAGAATTTGAGCCAGTGAAAGAATGGTGGAATAACCGAGAAGAGAATGATCGTGCATGGAAAGTATCTATTGATGAGATTGTAAAGCGAAACTACAACCTCGATATCAAGAATCCACGTACCCCAGTTGATGTGCTTGAGTCTCCAGAAGAATTACTTGAAGTCTACCGAACTAAGAAAAAAGAAGTAGAAGTTACTCTCGAAAAAATTCGCGCTGTGCTTACCGAAGCACTTTCTCACCATGACACCAAGTGA
- a CDS encoding DEAD/DEAH box helicase family protein, whose protein sequence is MNEEETRNRLIRPTIVGAGWNDHQIREEYPYTMGRIHVSGRVAKRGEKKKVDFLLEYRPNLPIALVEAKSAAKDLGAGMQQALGYASALDVPFVFSANGEGFLFHDRTGLSPETETTLTPDQFPSPDELYARYLTWKGEAEAVKNVIETPLYSDDPNKSPRYFQRIAIDRAVEAVARGQKRILLVMATGTGKTYTAGQIIWRLWKSGSAKRVLFLADRNILVDQARINDLKHFGDALTKISRQNFNDLGSLMSHEIFLSLYQAMSGKEEEEKLFKRLPSDFFDLIVIDECHRGSASENSEWREILEHFTGATHLGLTATPKETADTSTSHYFGDPIYTYSLKQGIDDGFLAPYKVMRVLLDNDVTGWRPVPGTVDDNGNPVEDRLYELRDINKSVIFPQREKVIAEKIFEYLEAVEDPYAKTIVFCRTTAHAERMRSALVNVAGERAREDIRYVMRITGDDEEGKNQLDRFIDPEERFPTIVTTSQLLSTGVDAQTCKLIVLDKPIESMTEFKQIIGRGTRVREDKGKMWFTIMDFQGATKLFADPAFDGVAERVFEVGEDEDIAETIEAEDPEDMSVEEKFEEDELVDAVISQGSEEVAERPPVYKLSGVPYAVVKEQVQYLGPDGKLLTQSLTDFTKKNILTHYPTLESFFSAWQSAERRQAIIDKIDASGIPLEELQKQVGADFDLFDLIMHVAYDKKMMKKNERIEAVRRSNYLDKYSGKAREVLEALLEKYADVTLKDIESVRILTLEPLRSMGTDYELVSLFGGKEGYFQTVDELLDVMYAQ, encoded by the coding sequence ATGAATGAAGAAGAAACAAGAAATCGTCTCATTCGCCCTACCATAGTAGGTGCTGGATGGAATGATCACCAGATACGAGAGGAGTACCCATACACGATGGGCCGCATTCACGTTAGCGGACGTGTTGCTAAACGAGGAGAAAAGAAGAAAGTAGACTTTCTTCTTGAGTACCGACCAAATCTTCCAATTGCTCTTGTGGAGGCAAAGTCGGCTGCCAAAGATCTTGGTGCAGGAATGCAGCAGGCTCTTGGGTACGCATCAGCGCTCGATGTCCCATTCGTTTTCTCGGCAAATGGTGAGGGTTTCCTTTTTCATGACCGAACTGGTCTCTCACCAGAGACTGAGACTACTCTCACTCCTGACCAATTTCCATCACCAGATGAATTGTATGCTCGATACCTCACATGGAAGGGTGAAGCTGAAGCTGTTAAGAATGTAATTGAAACCCCACTATATTCTGACGACCCAAACAAATCGCCACGATATTTCCAACGTATTGCTATTGATCGAGCAGTTGAGGCTGTAGCGCGTGGTCAGAAACGCATTTTACTCGTTATGGCTACTGGTACTGGAAAGACGTACACTGCTGGACAGATTATTTGGCGTCTTTGGAAGTCTGGTAGCGCAAAGCGAGTATTGTTTTTAGCTGATAGAAATATTCTTGTTGACCAAGCACGCATTAATGACCTCAAGCACTTTGGTGATGCACTAACTAAGATTTCACGACAGAACTTCAATGATCTAGGGTCACTGATGTCTCATGAAATATTCCTTAGTCTCTACCAAGCAATGAGTGGCAAGGAAGAGGAAGAGAAACTCTTCAAACGATTACCTTCAGATTTCTTCGATCTTATTGTTATTGATGAGTGTCACCGAGGTAGCGCTTCAGAAAATAGCGAGTGGCGAGAAATTCTTGAGCACTTTACTGGAGCAACACACCTTGGTCTTACCGCTACACCAAAAGAAACCGCTGACACCAGCACCTCACACTATTTTGGTGACCCTATCTATACCTACTCACTCAAGCAAGGTATTGATGATGGATTCTTGGCACCATACAAGGTTATGCGGGTATTACTCGATAACGATGTGACTGGCTGGCGCCCTGTGCCAGGTACCGTAGATGATAATGGGAATCCAGTAGAAGATCGACTCTATGAACTTCGCGATATTAATAAATCCGTTATCTTCCCACAGCGAGAGAAAGTAATTGCAGAAAAGATATTTGAGTACCTTGAAGCAGTAGAAGACCCATATGCAAAGACAATTGTTTTTTGCCGTACAACTGCTCACGCTGAACGTATGCGTAGTGCGTTAGTAAATGTAGCTGGTGAACGAGCCCGAGAGGATATTCGTTACGTCATGCGTATTACAGGTGACGATGAAGAAGGAAAGAATCAACTTGACCGCTTCATTGACCCAGAAGAGCGATTCCCAACAATTGTTACTACCTCGCAACTTCTCTCAACTGGTGTGGATGCTCAAACCTGCAAACTCATTGTGCTCGACAAGCCGATTGAGAGCATGACTGAGTTTAAGCAGATTATTGGTCGAGGTACCCGAGTTCGTGAAGACAAAGGAAAGATGTGGTTCACGATTATGGACTTTCAAGGTGCCACAAAACTTTTTGCTGACCCTGCCTTTGACGGTGTCGCTGAGCGTGTATTTGAAGTTGGAGAAGATGAAGATATTGCTGAAACTATAGAAGCGGAAGATCCAGAAGACATGTCAGTCGAGGAAAAGTTTGAAGAAGACGAACTTGTAGACGCTGTTATTTCACAAGGTTCAGAAGAGGTTGCAGAACGTCCACCAGTCTACAAACTCAGCGGCGTGCCGTACGCAGTGGTAAAGGAACAAGTGCAATACCTTGGTCCCGACGGCAAACTCCTCACACAATCGCTTACTGATTTCACCAAAAAGAATATTCTCACGCACTACCCAACACTCGAAAGTTTCTTCAGTGCCTGGCAATCAGCAGAACGTCGCCAAGCTATTATTGATAAAATTGATGCGAGTGGTATTCCGCTCGAGGAGCTTCAGAAGCAAGTTGGAGCAGATTTTGATTTGTTTGATCTCATCATGCACGTTGCCTATGATAAGAAGATGATGAAGAAGAATGAGCGTATTGAAGCGGTACGCCGCTCAAACTATCTTGATAAGTACAGCGGAAAGGCACGAGAAGTGCTTGAAGCACTTCTTGAGAAATATGCTGACGTTACTCTTAAAGACATTGAGAGCGTTCGAATTCTTACTCTAGAACCACTTCGTTCAATGGGTACTGATTACGAACTCGTATCGCTCTTTGGTGGAAAAGAAGGATACTTCCAAACGGTCGATGAATTACTCGATGTAATGTACGCACAATAA
- a CDS encoding helix-turn-helix domain-containing protein, which yields MPTNHEKKLLELPDILTLQQACDVLNCHPNTLRKWDNNGVLKALRFGTRKDRRYRKEDIISFLTKSN from the coding sequence ATGCCAACGAACCACGAAAAAAAGCTATTGGAGCTGCCAGACATCCTGACCTTGCAACAGGCCTGTGATGTTCTCAATTGCCACCCCAACACGCTTCGTAAGTGGGACAATAACGGTGTATTAAAAGCACTACGCTTTGGTACAAGAAAAGACCGTCGCTACCGTAAAGAGGACATCATCAGTTTTTTAACCAAGAGCAACTAA
- a CDS encoding recombinase zinc beta ribbon domain-containing protein — protein sequence MTCGLCGSGISAEEKYKALKDGTTAKYIYYGCGRSKDRHCKNPYMREEELTEQFSKLMDKINLNETGVQVKFEEELKRFNKFHKGVLGIKGRASDHQDINLRDYAKYVLKEGSNEEKRELMGCFKSEIKLKNKMVILEN from the coding sequence ATGACTTGTGGACTCTGTGGTTCTGGTATCAGTGCGGAAGAAAAGTATAAAGCATTAAAAGATGGCACTACTGCTAAGTACATCTATTACGGGTGTGGTCGCTCTAAAGACCGCCACTGCAAGAATCCATACATGCGGGAAGAAGAGCTTACTGAGCAGTTCAGCAAGCTCATGGACAAGATTAATCTCAATGAGACAGGAGTACAGGTTAAATTCGAGGAGGAGTTGAAGCGATTCAACAAATTCCATAAAGGGGTGCTCGGCATCAAGGGGAGGGCTAGCGATCATCAAGATATAAACCTCAGAGACTACGCCAAGTACGTGCTAAAGGAGGGTTCAAATGAAGAGAAGCGGGAGTTGATGGGATGCTTCAAGTCTGAAATCAAGCTTAAAAATAAAATGGTCATCCTCGAAAATTAG
- a CDS encoding DNA-3-methyladenine glycosylase I → MNKQKKRCWNISEDDTLMADYHDNEWGKPVHDDRHLFEILILDGAQAGLSWRTILSKRDNYRQAFDNFDVQKVAQYNEKKIEELMNNEGIVRNRLKIQSAIRNAKVFMEIQKEFGSFDKYIWSFSGGKTIKNNWTKQEDVPATSPLSDEISKDLKKRGMNFVGSTIIYAAIQSIGIVDDHLVGCHKNW, encoded by the coding sequence ATGAATAAACAAAAAAAGCGCTGTTGGAATATTTCTGAAGACGACACATTGATGGCTGATTATCACGATAACGAATGGGGTAAGCCGGTACATGATGATCGACATTTATTTGAAATACTAATATTAGACGGCGCCCAAGCTGGTCTGTCGTGGCGGACAATTTTGAGTAAACGTGATAATTACCGCCAAGCCTTTGATAATTTTGATGTTCAAAAAGTAGCTCAATACAATGAAAAAAAGATTGAAGAACTAATGAATAACGAAGGGATAGTCCGCAACCGCCTAAAGATTCAGTCAGCCATCAGAAACGCCAAGGTATTCATGGAAATACAAAAAGAGTTTGGGTCATTTGATAAATATATCTGGAGTTTTTCAGGCGGTAAAACCATCAAAAATAATTGGACGAAGCAAGAGGACGTACCCGCCACTTCCCCGCTCTCAGATGAGATTAGTAAGGATTTGAAAAAACGCGGTATGAATTTTGTCGGTTCCACTATTATTTATGCAGCGATTCAAAGCATTGGTATTGTCGACGACCATTTGGTCGGCTGTCATAAAAATTGGTAA
- a CDS encoding cell wall hydrolase, with protein sequence MFSEKFPDRMINVIYQRNENRPGDIKCQYDGVCTVQFSELLQPKYFNRYVEIEKVVVDVLTDRIANPCPGAVLYYNPDIVETPPEWAKREFFVCRAGSHLFYSEG encoded by the coding sequence ATGTTCTCAGAAAAATTTCCAGATAGAATGATAAATGTCATCTATCAAAGAAATGAAAATCGCCCAGGTGATATAAAATGTCAGTACGATGGAGTGTGTACTGTGCAGTTCAGCGAGTTATTGCAACCAAAATATTTCAACAGATATGTTGAAATTGAAAAAGTTGTGGTAGATGTGTTGACTGATCGCATAGCAAATCCTTGTCCGGGTGCAGTTTTGTACTACAACCCAGACATTGTGGAGACTCCGCCAGAGTGGGCAAAGCGTGAATTCTTTGTCTGCAGAGCGGGGAGCCACCTCTTTTATTCTGAGGGGTAA
- a CDS encoding TVP38/TMEM64 family protein, producing MHDKHSDLIGLGIVVILFGLALYVSQSFGAELGAYLNFGFSGMFIYVLLGIIATVAAPITTVPLIPIATSLWGAFITGLLSVVAWTIGAIIAFMLARRFGRPILSKYIDLSKISRYEKIFGDEQIFWQIVILRMMIPVDILSYAIGLFSTVKLSTYTAATIIGISPFAFILAYMPNMDLTIQIYVGIFIAIVAYLGYRKFNRK from the coding sequence GTGCATGATAAACATTCAGACCTTATAGGCTTAGGCATTGTAGTCATTTTGTTTGGTCTAGCTTTATATGTAAGCCAATCTTTTGGTGCTGAACTTGGAGCGTACTTGAACTTTGGCTTCAGTGGCATGTTCATCTATGTATTATTGGGAATAATCGCCACTGTAGCTGCCCCAATTACAACTGTCCCTTTGATACCGATTGCGACCAGCCTTTGGGGGGCTTTTATCACTGGGCTTTTAAGTGTAGTAGCATGGACAATCGGAGCAATAATCGCCTTTATGTTAGCTCGTCGCTTTGGCAGACCAATATTAAGCAAGTACATTGACCTATCAAAAATCTCTAGGTACGAAAAGATTTTTGGTGATGAACAAATATTTTGGCAAATTGTCATCTTGCGCATGATGATACCGGTGGATATTTTAAGTTATGCGATTGGATTATTTTCGACCGTGAAATTAAGTACTTATACCGCCGCCACAATTATTGGTATCTCCCCTTTTGCTTTCATTCTAGCCTATATGCCCAATATGGACTTAACTATACAAATCTATGTCGGTATCTTTATCGCCATAGTAGCCTATCTTGGTTATAGAAAATTTAACCGCAAGTAG
- a CDS encoding 6-phosphogluconolactonase — MEVIRSKNPAEEAGKALQQLLIKYKDQSVLLMLSGGSALTLLDQIAAESLSENLTLTVLDERCSSDENINNFAQIEKTEFYKRASGKKVKTISTKVYDNNGCQEVAEKWETELREWRQENPSGIIIATVGIGLDGHTAGIMPGDYANSFALGKWAVSYEVPKEVNEYTKRITVTPTFMIEQIDFAIVYAAGKEKQVIVKRLENDTDCNQGLTPVCILRKMKSTWLFTDIDTD; from the coding sequence ATGGAGGTTATCCGATCAAAAAATCCAGCCGAAGAAGCCGGCAAAGCGTTGCAACAATTGTTAATTAAATATAAAGATCAGTCTGTTCTACTCATGCTTTCTGGTGGCTCGGCTTTGACATTACTGGATCAAATAGCTGCAGAAAGTTTAAGTGAAAACCTGACACTGACAGTTCTGGATGAACGCTGTTCTTCTGACGAAAATATAAACAACTTCGCTCAAATAGAAAAGACAGAATTTTATAAACGGGCGTCAGGTAAAAAGGTAAAGACTATTTCCACCAAAGTTTATGATAACAATGGTTGCCAAGAGGTTGCAGAAAAGTGGGAGACTGAGTTGAGGGAATGGCGACAAGAGAATCCTTCCGGAATTATAATTGCTACGGTTGGGATTGGTCTAGATGGCCACACGGCCGGTATCATGCCGGGAGATTATGCTAATAGCTTTGCTTTGGGTAAGTGGGCGGTGTCATATGAAGTACCAAAAGAGGTAAATGAATACACTAAGCGTATCACCGTCACCCCAACTTTCATGATTGAACAAATTGATTTTGCTATCGTCTACGCAGCCGGTAAAGAAAAGCAGGTTATTGTAAAGAGGTTGGAAAACGATACCGATTGTAACCAAGGTTTGACACCAGTTTGCATCTTGAGAAAAATGAAGAGTACATGGTTGTTTACAGATATAGATACTGACTAG